One window from the genome of Fulvivirga lutea encodes:
- a CDS encoding VanZ family protein: MNKYYIASILWACLILGLTLTPGKSLPDVDLFSYDKLGHAGIFAIQAYLFVSGIYFDKKSVTFSVLVGLLITLVYGAGIEVAQEFIPDRGMEFMDLVANCAGSIIGISVFYISYKKNWQ, from the coding sequence TTGAATAAATATTACATTGCAAGTATACTTTGGGCATGCCTCATTTTAGGGCTTACCCTAACGCCAGGTAAATCGTTACCCGATGTAGATTTGTTTAGCTATGATAAGCTGGGACATGCAGGAATTTTTGCAATTCAGGCGTATCTTTTCGTGTCAGGAATATATTTTGACAAAAAATCTGTGACTTTTAGTGTACTAGTTGGATTACTAATAACACTAGTGTACGGTGCCGGTATAGAAGTAGCACAAGAATTTATTCCAGATAGAGGTATGGAATTTATGGATTTAGTGGCCAACTGTGCCGGAAGTATTATAGGTATTTCAGTTTTTTACATAAGTTATAAGAAAAACTGGCAATGA